One window of Gloeothece citriformis PCC 7424 genomic DNA carries:
- a CDS encoding SpoIID/LytB domain-containing protein, translating into MTTKTRIGRKTAFWMGLTCSFLLIFTPSAKAKDVEIKVGIVQRFGEEVTDKVSIASNSGDSLTLRFVDQNGQPQTLQTNQLTLEIVKQPLSNPVLEERLVLSDHATFETAEDSAKQWEALGIEVEVTQPERWQVWAKRDVYQTPLLRRWLHQSLKAKGYKDPYLETALVSQKPQASFTINGVRYGLNKLDITTGTNQVRVTKPGQQPRLYGGSLRLQPNSYGTYTLVNQVPLETYLRGVVPHEIGPGAPQSATKAQTIIARTYALRNLRRFEADNYELCADTHCQVYYGLTGTIARVDQAIAETKGLVLTYQNELVDALYSSTTGGITAPFSDVWNGEERPYLRAVIDSPNQVWDLSQQSLADEAAFRKFISLKDGFNETGRNVFRWNKQSSLEQLNADLKKYLTRRKHPLADFNTIQAMGVTKRSPSGRVLTLTVQTDKGIIELHKNEARSAFGPPRSTLFYVEPVYNANKQLLGYAFVGGGFGHGVGLSQYGSYNLANLGWSAEKILEFYYPGTVIQPLNESIVFWRE; encoded by the coding sequence ATGACAACAAAAACACGCATAGGGAGAAAAACCGCTTTCTGGATGGGTCTAACCTGTTCTTTTTTGCTGATATTCACCCCCTCTGCTAAAGCCAAAGATGTTGAGATAAAAGTTGGGATAGTTCAGCGTTTTGGGGAAGAAGTCACTGATAAAGTGTCAATTGCCAGTAATAGTGGGGATAGTCTCACTCTGCGCTTTGTGGATCAAAATGGTCAACCCCAAACCCTGCAAACCAACCAACTAACCCTAGAAATCGTTAAGCAGCCTTTATCAAATCCAGTGTTAGAAGAAAGGCTAGTTTTAAGCGATCATGCTACCTTTGAAACCGCCGAAGATAGCGCCAAACAGTGGGAAGCATTAGGCATTGAGGTAGAAGTGACTCAACCGGAACGTTGGCAAGTTTGGGCTAAACGGGATGTCTATCAAACTCCTTTACTGCGTCGTTGGCTACATCAAAGTTTAAAAGCAAAAGGGTATAAAGATCCTTATTTAGAAACGGCTTTAGTCAGTCAAAAACCCCAAGCCTCTTTTACCATTAATGGGGTTCGTTATGGGTTAAATAAATTAGATATTACGACGGGAACAAATCAAGTTAGAGTCACTAAACCCGGACAACAACCCCGTCTTTATGGGGGGAGTTTGCGACTACAACCGAATTCCTATGGGACTTATACCCTTGTCAACCAAGTTCCTTTAGAAACCTATTTACGGGGGGTTGTGCCTCATGAAATCGGGCCCGGCGCGCCCCAAAGTGCCACTAAAGCCCAGACGATTATCGCTAGAACCTACGCCCTGAGAAATTTACGGCGGTTTGAGGCGGATAATTACGAACTTTGCGCGGATACTCACTGTCAAGTTTATTATGGACTTACAGGTACAATTGCTAGGGTGGATCAAGCGATCGCAGAAACGAAAGGATTAGTATTAACTTATCAAAATGAATTAGTTGATGCCCTATATTCGTCAACCACTGGGGGAATTACGGCCCCCTTTAGTGATGTGTGGAATGGGGAAGAACGTCCCTATTTACGGGCTGTTATAGATTCTCCTAATCAAGTTTGGGATCTTTCACAACAATCTTTAGCTGATGAAGCGGCTTTTCGGAAATTTATTAGTTTAAAAGATGGATTTAATGAAACCGGTAGAAATGTTTTTCGCTGGAATAAACAAAGCAGTTTAGAACAGTTAAATGCAGATTTAAAAAAATATCTCACCCGACGGAAACATCCTCTAGCTGATTTTAATACGATTCAGGCAATGGGGGTGACAAAGCGCTCGCCTTCGGGTCGTGTTTTGACTTTAACCGTTCAAACCGATAAAGGAATTATAGAATTACATAAAAATGAAGCCCGTAGTGCTTTTGGCCCACCGAGAAGTACCCTTTTTTATGTTGAACCGGTTTACAATGCTAATAAGCAATTACTGGGCTATGCTTTTGTGGGCGGAGGGTTCGGTCATGGAGTTGGTTTAAGTCAATATGGGTCTTATAATTTAGCTAATTTAGGTTGGTCAGCCGAAAAGATTTTAGAGTTTTATTATCCGGGGACTGTGATTCAACCCTTAAATGAATCTATTGTTTTTTGGCGAGAATAA